The sequence TTTACTGACCATTCTCGATCTCGTAGCCCTTCACCTGATCGTCACGTTCGACCGGATCGCCGGTCTCGCTGTCAACAAACTCGCGCTTCACCCGATTGCCGGTCTTGCGGTTCAGCGTGTTGAAAGCGATCCGTTCCGAGGATGATGCCGCGGTGTAGAGTGCCACCGGGCAAGCGACCTCTCCGAATTTGATGAAACCTTTCCAATTCGCTCTCGGGGCAACCATGACGCAGTACTCCTGACACAACCAATGCGATTCAAGTGAATCGGCATGTAATTGTTCCGAGTCGAAACGAATCATTTTTCAAGGGCTTAGGCCGACTACGCTGCTCGTTTTGCGAGTCTGCACTAGACTCTTGATTCCGGTGCATCTTTTCGGGGCCGCGCGCGTTTCTTTGTGGAGCAACCTTAAAGGAGTCCTGCCATGAGCAAGCGCGAACTGATCGATACGGGAACCGACAAGCGTTATGTCCGTCGGGACAAGGACGGCAAGTTCAAGGAGAGCGTCGACGTCTCGCGATCGCTGTCGGCCGATGCCCGCCACGACGCGAAGCATGATGCGAAGCCGGGTCAGGGCGACAAGGGTGATCGCAAGCACTGACGGAAACGCCGGTGAAGCTCGCCACCTATAACGTCAATGGCATCAACGGTCGGCTTGAGGTCCTGCTCCGTTGGCTCGACGAGGCGAAACCTGATGTGGTGTGCCTGCAGGAGCTAAAGGCGCCGGACCAGAAGTTTCCGCGCCGCGAGATCGAGCGTGCGGGTTACGGCGCCATCTGGCACGGTCAGAAATCCTGGAATGGCGTGGCGATCCTTGCCAAGGATCAGGAGCCGCGAAAGACGCGACGCGGCTTGCCTGGCGATCCTGACGACAGTCACAGCCGTTACATCGAGGCTGCCATCGATGGCACCGTCATTGGTTGCCTGTATCTTCCGAACGGCAATCCAGCACCTGGGCCGAAGTTCGATTACAAACTCCGCTGGTTCAAGCGTCTTCAATCCTACGCCGCTGACCTGTTCGAGCTCGAGGTGCCCGTAGCTCTCGTCGGCGACTTTAATGTGATGCCGACCGATCTCGATGTCTACAAGCCGGAGCGCTGGCGGGATGACGCCCTCTTTCGACCTGAGGTTCGCGCGGCCTATGCCGAACTCATCGCCATGGGCTGGACGGACGCCATTCGGCTGCTGCATCCAGAAGAGCGGATCTATACGTTCTGGAAGTATTTCCGGAACTCCTTCGCCCGCGACGCCGGGCTGCGCATCGACCATTTCCTGCTGAGCCCATCGCTGAGGGAAAGACTGCAGACCTGCGGTGTCGATAAGTTCGCGCGGGGCTGGGAGCACACCAGCGACCATGCCCCGGTCTGGATTGAACTGGACGACGGATAGCACATCTCAAGGAAACGGTGGTGCGGTTACCTCGCTCGTCATCTTCGGAGGTAGCCGGCTGCGAAACAAAGGAGTGTCGTGATGCCCGCTCAACAAGAATTCGATACCGTGGAGTTCTCAGATCGCTTAGGGGCGATGACGGATGAGGAAGTGTTCGGACTGATGCAAGAGCTTGAAGAGGCAAGCGAGAGCATTGCTCCCAAAAATCGCGATGACAGCGATGTATTCGCCCAGATCGCCATGGTGGAGACGGCCATAGAGGAACGGTTCCCCGGTCAGCTTCTGGCGCCATATAAGGATTGGCAGCAGCGTCGGATCGGCGGCTGATCAGGAGATTTTGTCCATGACCGATAGAACTCAAAGTCCTGAACGACTGTTTCAACAGCTGGATGATGCCGTTGCGGAAATCATCGACCGCTTCGCACGCGAGGGGCATGGAACAACGCGTGTCATAGAGACGCTGCAGGACGTTCTGGCAAAGCGACAGCTCGCCTATGATCGTGACCCTGATCCGACGGATGAACCGATAGAAGAACCTTCCAACGATTGGCCGGCAGCAGATAATCCATCAGATAGCGGCGGAGGGTCGTGACCATGCACAATATGGCAGACCCTCCGGTCGCCGCGGAGACATTGCGCAGTTTGACCCGAACGCAAGAAGAAGCACTTCGAGCAATTGCCTTCTTTCGGCGACAGAGGAAAGTGGGCGGCGGTTGGCTCGTGGGTGACAAGCGGCTGTCGGAGAAGCTTGTCGAGCGGCTGGAAAAGATGGAGCTGGTCGAGGAGAGCTTCATCCGCGGCGAACCGGTGCTGCAGTTGACCATTGTCGGACAGGCGATCAAGACGCAGCTGCTTCAATAATCTGCGTGCTCCGGCATTGCATCCCGTCGGCAAGGCATGCTCTCCCGATGCCTTGCCGATCCTGCTACATTGTCAGACCGCGAGTGTAAACTGGCCGGATCAAAGTAGCCGCGTCAGACGGTGATGGTGCCATCATCGATAGAGCAATAGGGCCGCTTTCATCCATAATTTTCGCCGACTGTGACACCGACGGAAGAAAGCGCTCACTAAGAAGGCTAGATTCCCTTATCAATTCAATTGGATAGCCGACACCACAAAAAAGCGGTTCTCGCCTCCATGTACGTAAGTTATTAATAGCGCTGTGTGACAGCGAGATTTTCCCTATGAGTGATGCGGTTTTGGATTATTTGTCGGCATTTGGCCCCTCGCTTACAAGCGACGTGGCACAATTCCTGATCGACGACCACGGTTTGAAACCGGATGCTGCTAGGCAACGGGTCTCGAGAACACGAACCGCAGTCAAGCGTCTCGCGTATATCACCTTCCCCCGAAAGGCCCGCTTCATCTATCTGCAGCAGCAGTACGGCTCGCCACAATATTGGGAGAAACTCGTCGAGTCGCTGATCAGAACACGGTCGGCATATGGATTGGCGATCGAGTCGATCTTGCAACGTGGCGGGCTTATTCCCGTGAAGCACTTTGCGATCGCCTGTGGTGCTCCGATGATGCAGGCACGGCATTTGTCACCTGATACGATCTTCAATCGACTAAAGCAGGCGCAACTTCTGGACAAGGTTCTTGTCAGCGGCATTGGTGAATGCATCGTGTTCAGCCAATACGAGGGCCGTTACGAATTCTTGGCGCAAGATGTCCGAGCGAGGCTAATTACCGAGTCCGTACTGCTCAAGGCCATCAGTGATTGGAGCAGGAAGCTCGGTCTCGTCAGTTACGAAAAGGTGTCCACACGTGACGGCGAGACACTGCCAAGGGTGGGCACGTTTGCGTGGGATCTAACGGCGCCATCTTATCTGAGCTTTCTGACGAAAGGTGACGACGGCAAACAAAAGCCAGGGTTTCTTGCCTGCGATATTCTTCTTGGCGAAGAGGTCGGCGTCGGAGGGATTCGGCCGTTTCTTCAAAAATGCCATTCGCTGCGTGCACTCCGTAACGTCGGGCCGACCATCCAGATGTTCGTCGCCGATTCCTATTCGCATGACGCGTTCATGCTTGCCAAGCAGAACGGGATCATAGCGGCGACACCGGGAAATCTGTTTGGTGATGAAATCGCCGCTGGACTTAAGGAACTGACCAGCGTTCTGCGCCAAGCTGCAACATCTGCCATCGACCCGGCGAGGTTCGACGAACTTTTCAGCAGGCTTGGTAAGATCGAAGGCGCGTCCTCGCAACTGCGCGGCACGTTGTTCGAATACCTCGCAGCCGACATAGTCCGTAAAACTATCTCCTGGGACATCAAGATGAACCGCATCTTCAAGGAT is a genomic window of Rhizobium favelukesii containing:
- the xth gene encoding exodeoxyribonuclease III → MKLATYNVNGINGRLEVLLRWLDEAKPDVVCLQELKAPDQKFPRREIERAGYGAIWHGQKSWNGVAILAKDQEPRKTRRGLPGDPDDSHSRYIEAAIDGTVIGCLYLPNGNPAPGPKFDYKLRWFKRLQSYAADLFELEVPVALVGDFNVMPTDLDVYKPERWRDDALFRPEVRAAYAELIAMGWTDAIRLLHPEERIYTFWKYFRNSFARDAGLRIDHFLLSPSLRERLQTCGVDKFARGWEHTSDHAPVWIELDDG